One part of the Sulfolobus tengchongensis genome encodes these proteins:
- a CDS encoding MinD/ParA family ATP-binding protein: MKLRIGIIGLKGGIGKTTIALHTAFYLSKKYKVLYIDKDFLSMGSLILGFNGKGFHKAIADDLGKEEYEYKVNDNLTIFKIYGEPNTEKTFYDIAKFKGEEKIRSAYLDVVRRNYDVIIVDYGVVFSLKDPIVYDEYELFVNNFSEYVISGIGVTSAEMENITSAISYFTRLRTEIAFKPLAFVINMVPQEPEAQKKLGEIASKLRGEIDCEVLLIPFKEEYLQYKNLGNYEDFIRIGRIVESYLNK, encoded by the coding sequence ATGAAACTAAGGATAGGGATTATAGGTCTTAAAGGAGGTATTGGAAAAACAACCATAGCGTTGCATACGGCATTTTACCTTTCAAAGAAGTATAAAGTTCTTTACATTGACAAGGATTTTCTGTCAATGGGTTCCCTAATTTTAGGTTTTAATGGAAAGGGATTTCACAAGGCTATAGCGGATGATTTAGGTAAAGAGGAGTATGAGTATAAGGTAAATGACAATTTAACTATTTTCAAGATATATGGAGAGCCTAATACTGAAAAGACATTTTACGATATTGCTAAATTCAAAGGTGAAGAGAAGATAAGGTCAGCATATCTTGACGTGGTAAGAAGAAATTACGACGTAATTATAGTGGATTATGGAGTAGTATTTAGTTTAAAGGATCCCATTGTGTATGATGAATATGAATTGTTTGTGAATAACTTTAGTGAATATGTCATAAGTGGAATAGGGGTTACTAGTGCTGAAATGGAAAATATAACTTCAGCTATTAGCTATTTTACTAGGTTAAGAACTGAAATTGCGTTTAAGCCGTTGGCTTTTGTAATTAATATGGTACCACAAGAGCCTGAGGCTCAGAAAAAGTTAGGCGAGATAGCTTCTAAATTGAGGGGAGAAATAGATTGTGAGGTGTTATTGATACCATTTAAAGAAGAGTATTTACAATATAAGAACTTAGGAAACTATGAGGACTTTATACGCATAGGAAGAATAGTGGAATCGTATCTAAATAAATAA
- the sdx gene encoding sulredoxin, whose product MVWKRTISAKALEKAKSAAVKVDDKVIFIANINGTLYAMDAVCTHARCILGKLDEEKLTVRCYCHLALFDLKTGQMLEPPYVAPDAPKEKLGLKTYQIRDNNGWIEVDV is encoded by the coding sequence ATGGTCTGGAAGAGAACCATTTCCGCAAAAGCCTTGGAAAAAGCTAAAAGTGCGGCAGTTAAGGTAGATGATAAAGTAATATTCATTGCAAACATTAATGGAACCCTTTACGCTATGGATGCTGTGTGCACGCATGCTAGATGTATATTAGGAAAATTGGATGAAGAAAAACTAACCGTAAGATGTTATTGTCATTTAGCTCTATTTGACTTAAAGACGGGTCAAATGTTAGAACCACCTTATGTCGCGCCAGATGCACCAAAGGAGAAACTGGGGCTAAAGACTTATCAAATAAGGGACAATAACGGGTGGATAGAAGTAGACGTCTAA
- a CDS encoding thiamine pyrophosphate-binding protein, with protein sequence MKTSKLLLSFLKEYEVKHVFGLPGETSLSLYEEFKGEIQHILTRDERNAVYMADAYAKLTFKPGVVEGPSVGSVYMIPGVVEAHKSSTPLIIITTDTMLYGEKLNYLTALDQTSIFKPITKESITVTKPEELAHAIRRAFRLATTGKPGPVHVRIPSDVLEGEIEKDKITMLKAQKEFSRYPAYRPIPDSQTIDMVTDLILKSDFPVLICGQGALYSMAWDEVLELAELLGIPVGTTITGKGCIPETNPLSIGVIGGRGGTSFSNGIVENADLVILVGSNTDSANTDKWNIPPRNKKIIHIDISEAEIGNNYDSVNVLGDAKATLRLIIDNIRRRGLPARKNIFLDRSKFEEKIREISEEKREVVNPLKFIRELWSLTPDDSVLIADPGIGAIYTSAFYKAKRAGRYFIFNYGLGGLGYAIPASVGAYFARPNSLIVSLTGDGSFGFSAGELETIKRVNANVVIILFNNGGYGWIRAEMSINYGDVVGTNFSSPDYVKIAEGFGLSAYRIAKDEEIVETLRSAIKNTPSLVEVIVEPEDKFVPPVTHWVRSIKTKDTKVVY encoded by the coding sequence ATGAAGACATCAAAGCTCCTATTATCTTTCTTAAAGGAGTATGAGGTAAAACATGTTTTCGGCTTGCCAGGAGAAACTTCGTTATCACTATATGAAGAGTTTAAAGGTGAAATTCAACATATATTAACTAGAGACGAGAGAAATGCCGTTTACATGGCAGATGCCTATGCTAAACTAACCTTTAAACCCGGAGTAGTTGAAGGACCCAGCGTTGGTTCTGTATACATGATACCTGGAGTAGTTGAGGCCCATAAGTCCTCAACGCCTTTAATAATCATAACAACAGATACTATGCTATATGGAGAGAAATTAAATTACTTAACGGCATTGGATCAAACTTCCATATTTAAACCAATAACTAAGGAGTCGATAACTGTAACTAAGCCAGAGGAATTAGCTCATGCTATTAGGAGAGCATTTAGACTAGCTACAACCGGAAAGCCGGGACCAGTTCACGTAAGAATTCCCTCTGACGTTTTAGAAGGTGAAATAGAGAAAGACAAAATAACAATGTTAAAAGCACAAAAGGAGTTTTCCAGATATCCCGCCTATAGACCTATCCCAGATAGTCAAACTATAGATATGGTTACAGATCTCATTTTGAAGAGTGATTTCCCGGTACTAATTTGCGGTCAAGGAGCATTATATTCAATGGCGTGGGATGAAGTTTTAGAATTGGCTGAACTTTTAGGAATACCAGTTGGTACTACTATAACTGGAAAGGGATGTATCCCAGAAACAAATCCTCTTTCAATAGGTGTTATAGGTGGGAGAGGGGGAACTAGTTTTTCTAATGGCATAGTGGAAAATGCGGATTTGGTGATATTAGTAGGGAGTAATACCGACTCAGCTAACACTGATAAGTGGAATATACCACCTAGGAATAAAAAGATAATTCACATTGATATAAGCGAAGCTGAAATTGGAAATAACTATGATAGTGTGAATGTATTGGGCGATGCTAAAGCGACGTTGAGGTTAATTATCGATAATATAAGGAGAAGGGGATTACCAGCGAGAAAGAACATCTTCTTAGATAGAAGTAAATTTGAGGAAAAAATTAGAGAAATCAGCGAGGAGAAAAGAGAGGTAGTTAATCCTCTAAAATTCATTAGAGAACTTTGGAGCTTAACTCCAGACGATTCGGTATTAATAGCGGATCCTGGAATAGGTGCAATTTACACTTCAGCCTTCTATAAGGCCAAGAGAGCTGGAAGGTACTTCATCTTCAATTACGGTTTAGGTGGATTAGGATATGCTATCCCAGCTTCAGTAGGGGCCTACTTCGCTAGGCCTAATAGTTTGATAGTCTCCTTAACTGGCGATGGTAGTTTTGGATTTTCAGCAGGAGAGTTGGAAACAATAAAAAGAGTTAACGCAAACGTGGTTATAATACTATTCAATAACGGCGGGTACGGCTGGATAAGAGCGGAAATGAGTATAAATTACGGAGATGTAGTAGGGACTAATTTCTCCAGTCCAGATTATGTTAAAATAGCAGAGGGATTTGGATTGTCAGCGTATAGAATAGCTAAAGATGAGGAAATAGTAGAAACGTTAAGGAGTGCAATTAAAAATACTCCGTCACTGGTAGAAGTGATTGTGGAACCAGAGGACAAATTCGTTCCACCAGTTACTCACTGGGTTAGGTCCATAAAGACAAAAGATACTAAAGTAGTATACTAA
- a CDS encoding FAD/NAD(P)-binding oxidoreductase: MKRLVIVGGGNAGTLISNLLAGKLDITVIEPNEYHIYQPGLVDYIIGDVGEDKIKMPTRSVLKQSIKWVKSKATKIIPEDRAVITEDGQRYEGDYLIIATGGQNKSIFNLRGYHTLDEVRAIREEVLNPKGKNFVIGSLPGIIKCPAAPWELSFLIKRKYPDANVNVIIPAKQPPPLQVPMSNMFNKKASELGIKVYKGFVINEVNHNERYIVSTEGEKVKFDHLIIDTPIFTSFTELADKSGLIPVDKDTLIHKDGVFVVGDVNNTPTPKTGAAAHFQAEVVVNNILYEIEGNRSKEKYDGTAMCAVYSGIGEGMLVWLNYEKSKALGPISLYYHMKKMFTNLYWASLNGSIDVVLRPMVASIRKIV, from the coding sequence ATGAAACGCTTAGTGATTGTAGGAGGAGGGAACGCTGGTACTTTAATTTCAAATTTACTGGCTGGAAAATTAGATATCACAGTGATTGAGCCAAACGAGTATCATATCTATCAACCTGGCTTAGTTGATTACATAATAGGTGATGTGGGAGAAGATAAGATAAAAATGCCCACCAGATCAGTGCTAAAACAGTCTATAAAGTGGGTTAAATCAAAGGCAACTAAAATAATCCCGGAAGATAGGGCAGTGATAACTGAAGATGGACAGAGGTATGAAGGTGACTACTTAATAATAGCCACAGGTGGTCAAAACAAGTCAATATTTAACTTGAGGGGTTACCATACTTTAGATGAGGTAAGGGCTATAAGAGAAGAAGTCCTAAATCCTAAAGGGAAGAATTTCGTAATTGGGTCTCTTCCTGGTATAATAAAATGTCCTGCCGCGCCTTGGGAATTGTCTTTCTTGATAAAGAGGAAATACCCAGATGCTAACGTTAATGTAATAATTCCAGCTAAGCAACCGCCACCACTTCAAGTTCCCATGTCAAACATGTTTAATAAAAAAGCCAGTGAGCTAGGTATAAAGGTTTATAAGGGCTTTGTGATAAATGAGGTAAATCATAATGAGAGGTATATAGTATCGACAGAAGGGGAGAAGGTGAAATTTGATCACTTAATAATAGATACACCGATATTCACTAGCTTTACGGAATTGGCTGACAAATCTGGGTTAATACCAGTTGATAAAGATACGTTAATACATAAAGATGGCGTATTCGTAGTTGGCGATGTAAACAATACTCCGACACCTAAAACTGGTGCAGCAGCTCACTTTCAAGCAGAAGTTGTTGTAAATAATATTTTATATGAGATAGAGGGAAACAGAAGCAAAGAGAAATATGACGGTACTGCGATGTGTGCAGTATATTCTGGTATAGGCGAAGGAATGCTAGTCTGGTTAAATTACGAGAAGAGCAAAGCATTAGGCCCCATATCGCTTTATTATCATATGAAAAAAATGTTTACTAATTTGTATTGGGCTAGCCTAAACGGTTCCATAGATGTTGTACTAAGGCCAATGGTTGCGTCTATAAGAAAAATAGTTTAG